From Terriglobales bacterium, the proteins below share one genomic window:
- the tatA gene encoding twin-arginine translocase TatA/TatE family subunit, whose amino-acid sequence MFGGKLGFPELLVLLVIALLIFGPSKLGQVGKGLGEAIRNFKSAVREDEKKDEKKD is encoded by the coding sequence ATGTTTGGCGGCAAACTAGGCTTTCCTGAACTTTTGGTCCTCTTGGTTATCGCATTGCTGATTTTCGGCCCTAGTAAGCTTGGGCAGGTCGGAAAGGGCCTGGGAGAAGCCATCCGCAACTTTAAGTCAGCGGTGCGGGAAGACGAAAAGAAGGACGAAAAGAAGGAC